From one Anopheles bellator chromosome 1, idAnoBellAS_SP24_06.2, whole genome shotgun sequence genomic stretch:
- the LOC131206683 gene encoding probable tRNA(His) guanylyltransferase: MALSRFEYVKGFEQEDKLLPNCWVVVRIDGKGFHRFCDVHRFNKPNDADALQLMNMAGMTVMQEFNEIVIAYGQSDEYSFVFRRDANVYQRRRDKLVSYVASLFTSAYMFHWARIFEGRALTMRYPPSFDARAVLYPTEENLRDYLSWRQADVHVNNLYNTTFWNLVASGLSNAESEQRLQGTLASDKNEILFSQFNINYNNEPVMYRKGTILLRKNVTVPDGTGSKQKFIVPIFEDLISDAFWVKHPEILDKKQKHDDTFQLAGQDDAAVQPILSYQLEVYQRRRQGMNQKTNQLPTCSGVR, translated from the coding sequence ATGGCTCTGAGTCGCTTCGAGTACGTGAAGGGCTTCGAACAGGAAGACAAGCTGTTGCCCAATTGTTGGGTCGTGGTGCGGATCGATGGCAAAGGCTTtcaccggttttgcgatgtcCACCGGTTCAACAAACCCAACGACGCCGACGCACTGCAGCTGATGAATATGGCCGGTATGACGGTGATGCAGGAGTTCAACGAAATAGTGATCGCGTACGGGCAGAGCGACGAGTATTCGTTCGTGTTTCGCCGGGACGCGAACGTGTACCAGCGCCGGCGGGATAAACTAGTCAGCTACGTGGCAAGTTTGTTCACCTCGGCGTACATGTTTCACTGGGCGCGCATCTTCGAGGGCCGCGCGCTGACCATGCGCTACCCACCGTCGTTCGATGCCCGCGCCGTCCTGTATCCGACGGAAGAGAACCTACGTGATTACCTTAGCTGGCGACAGGCGGACGTTCACGTGAACAATCTGTACAACACCACCTTCTGGAACCTGGTGGCGTCCGGGCTCAGCAATGCGGAATCCGAGCAACGCCTCCAGGGAACGCTAGCTAGCGATAAGAACGAGATACTCTTCTCTCAGTTCAACATCAACTACAACAACGAACCGGTAATGTACCGGAAAGGTACCATCCTGCTGCGAAAGAACGTTACCGTACCGGATGGCACGGGGAGTAAGCAGAAATTCATCGTGCCCATTTTTGAGGATCTCATAAGCGACGCATTTTGGGTCAAACATCCGGAGATTTTGGACAAGAAACAGAAGCACGACGACACCTTCCAGCTGGCAGGACAGGACGACGCCGCGGTGCAGCCAATCCTTAGCTACCAGCTTGAAGTGtaccagcggcggcggcaaggaATGAACCAGAAAACGAATCAGCTACCGACGTGTTCGGGCGTTCGATAG
- the LOC131205996 gene encoding uncharacterized protein LOC131205996, whose product MCDTIVMGVNSQKRKRLRSDDSERCFVTQKKTFVNQRLLDRQDSEKMKQIHARTIGLLFQGAKNHSKVVGGPIGGNESVRSVRLLGGGEIDYDPASVSVWVTKKADRHCRLCDRMSIVHTDCTNCNLELCEYCGVDCHNCPEKICLNCVKVFQCESQDKPCCEQCQMFLR is encoded by the exons ATGTGCGACACAATAGTGATGGGTGTGAACTcccaaaagcgaaaacgattGCGGTCTGACGATAGTGAGCGTTGCTTTgtcacgcaaaaaaaaactttcgtCAACCAACGGCTGCTGGATCGTCAAGATTCGGAGAAGATGAAACAAATTCATG CGAGAACAATCGGGTTGCTTTTCCAAGGGGCCAAGAACCACAGCAAAGTCGTTGGCGGTCCCATCGGTGGGAACGAATCCGTCAGATCCGTTCGTTTGCTGGGTGGTGGAGAAATCGACTACGATCCGGCTTCC GTTTCTGTTTGGGTGACGAAAAAGGCCGACAGACACTGCCGTCTGTGTGACCGGATGTCGATCGTGCACACAGATTGCACGAACTGCAACCTCGAGCTGTGCGAATACTGCGGAGTCGATTGTCACAATTGTCCGGAGAAAATTTGTCTCAACTGTGTGAAAGTGTT CCAATGCGAATCGCAGGATAAACCGTGCTGTGAGCAGTGTCAAATGTTTCTACGTTAA
- the LOC131206684 gene encoding zinc finger protein 566-like, giving the protein MCLSTDGALEPITSDERGAYLLQQIFASTQVEMNILAKFPSYLCSACKSRLDSWDKFRCLCVLKNEKVERFLKEVDTPNLTAAEITAKLPNITDGVKSVWIKTEVVEEDCQSNRMASISQQISTCDYYRRDDLFEAEEESLETILKREPMDEQQLQLSVADRKDEHNILKTDASVFNRKLQGEASMAGKTIKCHGDSVSIKDQNNCCITHGAEGPTLSKTDPSAEEDSGYFCHPSVSKVNEQQLLPTNEHRSPQQDYTVAKSKDSSKHGSKINTNVHRIKHKHQCPHCSATYPYACRLTVHLRTHTGEKPFQCEDCGKAFRLAETLTS; this is encoded by the exons ATGTGCCTATCGACGGATGGCGCTTTGGAGCCGATTACTTCCGATGAACGAGGCGCATATCTTTTGCAACAAATATTCGCCAGTACGCAGGTTGAA ATGAACATATTGGCCAAATTTCCATCGTACTTGTGTTCGGCTTGCAAATCGCGCTTGGATTCATGGGATAAGTTTCGCTGCCTATGCGTcctaaaaaatgaaaaagtcgAACGATTTCTTAAAGAAGTGGACACACCAAATTTGACTGCTGCCGAAATAACTGCAAAACTTCCGAACATAACGGATGGCGTTAAATCTGTGTGGATCAAAACTGAGGTTGTCGAAGAAGATtgtcaatcgaatcgaatggctTCTATTTCACAACAGATAAGCACATGCGACTATTATCGTCGCGACGATTTGTTTGAGGCAGAGGAGGAATCGctggaaacaattttgaaacggGAACCAATGGACGAGCAACAACTACAATTATCGGTTGCAGATCGGAAAGATGAGCATAATATTCTCAAGACGGATGCTTCCGTTTTCAACCGTAAGCTTCAAGGAGAAGCTTCTATGGCAGGAAAGACCATTAAGTGTCATGGCGACTCTGTATCAATTAAAGATCAAAACAATTGTTGTATCACGCATGGCGCCGAAGGCCCTACATTGAGTAAAACGGATCCTAGTGCTGAGGAAGATTCAGGATATTTTTGTCATCCATCTGTCTCGAAAGTTAACGAGCAGCAATTGTTGCCGACGAATGAACACCGAAGTCCTCAACAAGATTATACCGTAGCGAAGTCTAAAGATTCATCCAAGCATGGCtcaaaaattaatacaaatgTCCACagaatcaaacacaaacaccagtGCCCTCATTGTTCCGCTACGTACCCATACGCATGCAGGCTGACGGTGCAtcttcgcacgcacaccggagaaaagccattccagtgtGAGGACTGTGGCAAAGCGTTCCGTCTGGCAGAAACTTT AACCAGCTGA